Within Salvia splendens isolate huo1 chromosome 21, SspV2, whole genome shotgun sequence, the genomic segment GAGGCTTTCGGAATGAAACTCTGGATACGGTTTAGAGAACAAGAGTCACTCTGGGCGGCATTTATGTTACGGAAATAATGCCGCAACGTCGCCCCTTCAAAGGCTCTCCACTCGAAGAACCATAGCCTCACGTGGAAGCGCATGATGAAGGCTGCAAACAAAATCCACAATCACATCAGATGGACTTTAGGGGATGTGAAATTAGTTTCTGGGAAGACATTTGGTGGGGAGACACATCGTTCAGTGAAATGTGGGACCCCGGGGTGAGATTGCCACATAAAAAGTTAAGGAGCTATGGAGAAATGGGGAATTGAACCATGTGCTTGTACGGAGTATCCTCGAACCTTTAGGGGTGCCGAGTGATGCGGTTGAGGAAATTCTCAAAGTGCCAATTGATTCAAGTGGTAAGGATACACTTCGGTGGATCCACTCTCCCCATGGGAACTTCTCCACAAGTTCAGCATGGGAGATTTCGAAGGCCACCCTACAAGTCCTCAAGCTGATTTGGAATGACTGCATCTTGCCGTCAATCTCCATTTTCAACTGGAGACTTCTAGCAAACCGTATTCCGGTCGACGCGAAGCTATAATGGAGAAAAATCAGTATTGCTTCGAAATGTAGATGCTGTAAGGCACCGGAGGTGGAGACAAGAGAACATCTTTTCCTCTAAGGAGAAGTGGCAAGACAGGTATGGAGTAGGTGTGCCGGCTGGTTCCCGAATCTGCCTTCGTGGAATAATGCAACTACTGATCTGGAAAGGCGAATCAAGTTCTGGAATACTTGGCTACAACGATCAGAAAAACCACAAGTAAGCTCCATCATCCCCTGCCTGGTTCTCTGGTTTatatggtcggagagaaacaacAAGATCCACCGTGGGTCTACCTTCACAGCTAAAACGGTGATAGTTAGAATCCAGCAATATTTGCAGCAGCTCACCACGGCCGGAAAGCTGGGGAAAGCACAATGGAGTGGCTGTGATCTTTGCGAACAATTGGATACCACCTCTTGGAAAGAGAAGCCaggaaaacaaatcaaacagATCAAGTGGAATCCTCCTGATACAGGTTGGCTCAAACTCAATGTGGATGGAGTGTGGAGCCATGTGGGCGCAGGGGCAGGAGGCACATTACGCGACGAAGGAGGTAATCTTGTCTACGGATTCAAAACAAAGGTCGTGGCAAGCTCCCGGATTGATGCAATTTTACAAGCGGTCTGCATTGGGCTAAATATGGCGCTGGGAAGAGGCCAACAAGTTTGGATTGAAATGGGGGAGCAGGGTATCGCTCAAATGCTCAATGAGAGGAAGTATGGCGCGGCTACGCTGCGGCATCAACTCACAGAAATCAGAAACAAGCTTAGGGGGATGAATACGAAAACCTCATATATTGCAAAAGAAGGGAACAAAGTGGCAACGCACCTAGCTCAACAAGGGTGCAACATGGCACAACTCGAATTCTTCGACCAACAGTCAGCCACGCGTATGGTGCTGGCAATGATCCGGATGGAACAATTGGGGCTACCGAACTTTCAATTTTGTACATAGTCCTTCTTGTGTTTTGTGATTTGTTAGAGTATTTAAGGCGACGAACAAGAGTAGAACGgtatgttaggtttagtatactgaaaaacatgtttcgagcgagttcgcacgaatagaatcttgcttgtgtacggaaaaactctacaatccacttttgacccgagcAGTTCGCAtgattcagtatcattcgagcagtttgcacgaatagaatcaatatattattacattgtgtttgcttgtgcgtttataagatgtttaataaacatttaaatgcataagaagtaaacaaagcctaagtcttttgcttagtagactggttgtgggcgtcgtccactttaaggtaactacagtcggttctatgcaatgctttgcaaaagaaaaagaagaatttcacaacctagataggttttggctacctatcgtgaaaggttgcaatgtcagtccgattatttctaagccttattgaaataagatgacgttggtgtgcagcactgaatggatctaacaacaagacgagtctttatgctatctactgaaagacgaggtcttgataattaatttcttaatctacatacgttagcattgagcatacgacattgagtatctactactttgacttaccaaaggtgcaggtttttcgtcacccaacgatccaggtatattgggtagtggtgatcattatctagtggtgctaggattgctattatgttgaatcgtgcacgaggtgagtctcgtttgataatgtccccaagaggagcttgaacaaggttttattattcggaaactggccagttggagttttattactctatgaataataaataagtgtttcttgctaagtctactcttggaattaataagatgttaattaattaagttcatagcagactttaattaattaatgggcatttatatcttaagcgcgagaaataaataataaacaaaatggaaacccggaatacttataatttcggatttggatggggagttcaatgttacttctgtagtggctgctcgtatattccaatataagcttgtattaaatcgtgggttcaatttaattagtaaaaagctaattgggggagtccatatccaaaaccttccatagatccctgactgggcccaatatgaactattataaataggggaataaaagagacagaaaacacaatttttagagagataattttcgtcccctctattattaagaggagctcgaaaattctcttagtttctcctccgtgagtttttcagctctcctccgtgagaaagatctgtcttctttattcgagtcctagtgtttcgataagatcagcccaccctgatgtcgagatacagttcgggacactaGTCAGAaaatctgtggtctagtattgaagatcatcgtggagaagacgcaagcaatcgacgattctttggagaatcaacgaggtaaattggctaactccgtagaattcatgtttaggatttatattctatgagcatgaattatttgcgttctagcatgcaattttgtattgacatgtgaattgattaatcccgtaatctgtcaaatagatcctacgtctgatttatttgtttgtacaagtcttccgctgtgcaaggggctatAAAACCCCAACACGGTATCCTTCCGTATGTGGTGGGACACCTCGATACTCTATCCTTTTTGATCATGCAAGTCCGGTTGGACTGTGCGTTTTGTAATTATTTTGGCTGATGATATCGAGGGATGAGGGACCCGCGAACCCTCCACCGCAAAGGTGTTAAAAAAAGCCAAACACATAGCAACAAAGATCAGAAATTCAAACTTAA encodes:
- the LOC121785322 gene encoding uncharacterized protein LOC121785322, which produces MKAANKIHNHIRWTLGDVKLVSGKTFGGETHRSVKWVPSDAVEEILKVPIDSSGKDTLRWIHSPHGNFSTSSAWEISKATLQVLKLIWNDCILPSISIFNWRLLANHAVRHRRWRQENIFSSKEKWQDRRIKFWNTWLQRSEKPQVSSIIPCLVLWFIWSERNNKIHRGSTFTAKTVIVRIQQYLQQLTTAGKLGKAQWSGCDLCEQLDTTSWKEKPGKQIKQIKWNPPDTGWLKLNVDGVWSHVGAGAGGTLRDEGGNLVYGFKTKVVASSRIDAILQAVCIGLNMALGRGQQVWIEMGEQGIAQMLNERKYGAATLRHQLTEIRNKLRGMNTKTSYIAKEGNKVATHLAQQGCNMAQLEFFDQQSATRMVLAMIRMEQLGLPNFQFCT